Proteins encoded by one window of Mailhella massiliensis:
- a CDS encoding FAD-binding protein codes for MTMNPQIIRLETDLLILGTGAAGCGAALAARRAGVRTLMVDKGKLESSGCLGGGNDHFVAVLGTDEPDDTIDDLVRVHNKPGSGVSEKQIRDWGEVMPDMVAFLEAEGVHLLHNPDGSYLRTAGRGEPAWYINIAEGQKIKRLIARRLRAMGADVLDHVMITRLLKKDGCIAGAVGFNVLDGTRYVIAASTVILALGNSCNRASANSTGNPYNTWHSPFNTGSQYALAYEAGARIINMDVKQQATLIPKGFGCAGMNGINGSGAHELNALGERFMPRYHPQMENCPRQFQINGTHRELVEGRGPFHMEMRHIDPELLHHLQYVLMPGDKATFLDYCEQRGVDFAKAPMEIEIGEIEFSGMLATDDHYETTVPGLYNGCVFYTFSGSLCSGYLAGRSAAGRLAAPVDLGDLEEEIQAECARIGAPLAVKGDVIDQAMFESSIRQVMSYYMGYVRNEAGMDIALERLGFIATYMGRVKASNMHELMMVHEAEHLLSSCVLSTLCTRERRESGRSVYRRSDYPEKSDAYNGKILAVIKKDGQPSTFWL; via the coding sequence ATGACCATGAATCCTCAGATTATCCGCCTGGAAACGGATCTTCTCATCCTCGGTACGGGCGCCGCCGGCTGCGGCGCGGCTCTGGCCGCCCGAAGGGCCGGAGTCAGGACGCTCATGGTGGACAAGGGCAAGCTGGAAAGTTCCGGCTGTCTGGGCGGCGGCAACGACCATTTCGTCGCGGTGCTCGGTACCGACGAGCCGGACGACACCATCGACGACCTTGTCCGTGTGCACAACAAGCCCGGTTCCGGCGTTTCGGAAAAGCAGATACGCGACTGGGGCGAAGTCATGCCCGACATGGTGGCCTTTCTGGAAGCGGAGGGAGTGCACCTTCTGCACAATCCCGACGGGAGCTACCTGCGCACCGCGGGCCGCGGGGAACCGGCCTGGTACATCAATATCGCCGAAGGGCAGAAGATCAAGCGCCTCATCGCCCGAAGGCTGCGCGCCATGGGCGCGGACGTGCTCGACCATGTGATGATCACCCGTCTGCTCAAAAAGGACGGCTGCATCGCCGGGGCCGTGGGCTTCAACGTGCTGGACGGAACCAGATACGTCATCGCCGCATCCACCGTCATTCTCGCCCTCGGCAACAGCTGCAACCGTGCCTCCGCCAATTCCACGGGCAACCCGTACAATACCTGGCACAGCCCCTTCAACACGGGCAGCCAGTACGCTCTTGCCTACGAGGCGGGCGCGCGCATCATCAACATGGACGTGAAGCAGCAGGCCACGCTTATTCCCAAGGGCTTCGGCTGCGCGGGCATGAACGGCATCAACGGTTCCGGCGCGCACGAACTGAACGCCCTCGGCGAGAGGTTCATGCCCAGGTATCATCCGCAGATGGAAAACTGCCCCCGTCAGTTCCAGATCAACGGCACGCACAGGGAACTGGTGGAAGGCCGCGGGCCCTTCCATATGGAAATGCGCCACATCGACCCCGAGCTGCTCCATCACCTGCAGTATGTGCTCATGCCCGGCGACAAGGCCACCTTCCTCGACTACTGCGAGCAGCGCGGCGTGGACTTCGCCAAGGCCCCCATGGAAATCGAGATAGGCGAGATTGAATTCAGCGGGATGCTCGCCACGGACGATCACTATGAAACCACCGTGCCCGGCCTGTACAACGGATGCGTGTTCTACACCTTCTCCGGTTCCCTGTGCAGCGGCTACCTTGCCGGACGTTCCGCCGCAGGCCGCCTTGCCGCGCCCGTGGACCTCGGTGATCTGGAAGAGGAGATACAGGCCGAATGCGCCCGTATCGGCGCGCCTCTTGCCGTGAAGGGCGACGTGATCGACCAGGCGATGTTCGAATCCTCCATCCGGCAGGTCATGTCGTACTACATGGGATATGTGCGCAATGAGGCGGGCATGGACATCGCCCTGGAGCGCCTGGGCTTCATTGCCACCTACATGGGCCGGGTAAAGGCCTCCAACATGCACGAACTCATGATGGTGCATGAGGCGGAACACCTGCTTTCCTCCTGCGTGCTTTCCACCCTGTGCACCCGTGAGCGCAGGGAAAGCGGCAGAAGCGTGTACCGCCGCAGCGACTACCCGGAAAAAAGCGACGCCTACAACGGCAAGATTCTCGCGGTGATCAAAAAAGACGGCCAGCCCAGCACGTTCTGGCTGTAA
- a CDS encoding LysR family transcriptional regulator, whose protein sequence is MDFKRLEYFCSLVEFGSFSKAATSLHISQPPLSQRIKELEEELGVTLIHRTSRSFQITPAGEELYHRAQFILSYIHAFEKDFLRSGDPVSGHVRIGVCPPCNSFMLEALPELQKLYPQLTYRLWLMDNQSLERHMQEVHLDLCLAQLPLKNQNYRIIPLRSSHYCALYGSGLAAPRKKSVRPADLKDVPLLLSRRRDDGGSYNQIMKTFQKEGIVPQVFADTQDVRIMVELLSRGLNAAAILPESEVPKNCTLECRRVHFSELCTLPVILVLRQAYISHAAYRVIQFLYERFRSPEDRKDHLSQLFSEE, encoded by the coding sequence ATGGATTTCAAAAGGTTGGAATACTTCTGCTCGCTTGTGGAATTCGGTTCGTTCAGCAAGGCGGCCACTTCCCTTCACATTTCGCAGCCTCCGCTTTCCCAGCGGATCAAGGAACTGGAGGAGGAGCTCGGCGTTACGCTCATCCACCGCACCAGCCGGAGCTTTCAGATCACTCCTGCGGGGGAGGAACTCTATCACCGCGCCCAGTTCATCCTTTCCTACATTCACGCCTTTGAGAAAGATTTTCTGCGCAGCGGCGATCCTGTTTCCGGTCATGTACGCATAGGCGTATGCCCGCCTTGCAATTCCTTCATGCTTGAGGCTCTGCCGGAACTGCAGAAGCTGTACCCGCAGCTTACCTACAGGCTCTGGCTCATGGACAATCAGAGTCTGGAACGGCACATGCAGGAAGTGCATCTGGATCTGTGCCTGGCGCAGCTTCCGCTCAAGAATCAGAACTACCGGATCATTCCTCTGCGTTCCTCACACTACTGCGCGCTTTACGGCTCCGGCCTTGCCGCTCCCCGCAAAAAAAGCGTGCGCCCTGCCGACCTGAAGGATGTGCCGCTGCTTCTTTCCCGCCGCAGAGACGACGGCGGCAGCTACAACCAGATCATGAAAACCTTCCAGAAGGAAGGAATCGTGCCGCAGGTCTTTGCCGACACGCAGGATGTGCGCATCATGGTGGAACTTCTCAGCCGGGGGCTGAACGCCGCCGCCATTCTGCCGGAAAGCGAAGTCCCGAAGAACTGCACTCTGGAATGCCGGAGGGTGCACTTCAGCGAGCTGTGCACCCTGCCCGTCATTCTGGTGCTCAGACAGGCGTACATTTCCCACGCGGCGTACCGTGTCATCCAGTTTCTCTACGAACGCTTCCGCTCCCCGGAAGACAGGAAGGATCATCTCTCCCAGCTCTTCAGTGAAGAATGA
- a CDS encoding TAXI family TRAP transporter solute-binding subunit codes for MNSLTRTCLSLFMAGVFALPSAATCRAASHDMTIVGGGSGGLWAIITEGVGETVRRSFEGARVTTEPGKDGPNQVMVNKGDVQFGIASDLLTIRALKGEAPFRAKMDKLRLVAVLNPMQALQFFVDAKTGIEKASDIKAKKYPLKVTVNRQGTVIDIMSEKTLELYGAPYKDITSWGGKIFKIPGPEATDLWDAGQMDAIIEVCQYPSSRFFELGQKHDLRLLSLDESVIEGLNRELGSTSITIPAGTYPFQKEDCKTVTTQLLLITSIDTPDELVEGVLNAMEQNLDYLRTVHSNLKDLSLEAMAANTAIPMHPAAEKFYAAKLKK; via the coding sequence ATGAACTCTCTTACCAGAACATGCCTGAGTCTTTTCATGGCGGGTGTTTTCGCCCTTCCTTCCGCCGCGACCTGCCGTGCGGCAAGCCATGACATGACCATTGTGGGCGGCGGTTCCGGCGGCCTCTGGGCCATCATTACCGAAGGTGTGGGGGAAACCGTCCGCCGCAGCTTTGAGGGCGCGCGCGTGACCACGGAACCCGGCAAGGACGGCCCCAATCAGGTCATGGTCAACAAGGGCGACGTGCAGTTCGGCATCGCCAGCGATCTTCTGACCATCCGCGCTCTGAAGGGCGAGGCTCCCTTCAGGGCGAAGATGGACAAGCTCCGCCTTGTGGCCGTGCTGAACCCCATGCAGGCCCTGCAGTTCTTTGTGGATGCGAAGACCGGCATCGAGAAGGCTTCCGACATCAAGGCCAAGAAGTATCCCCTCAAGGTGACCGTGAACCGTCAGGGCACGGTGATCGACATCATGTCGGAAAAAACGCTGGAGCTGTACGGCGCCCCGTATAAGGACATCACCTCCTGGGGCGGCAAGATTTTCAAGATTCCCGGCCCGGAAGCCACGGATCTGTGGGACGCCGGCCAGATGGACGCCATCATCGAAGTCTGCCAGTACCCTTCCAGCCGTTTCTTCGAGCTGGGGCAGAAGCATGACCTGCGCCTGCTTTCTCTGGACGAGTCCGTCATTGAAGGGCTGAACCGGGAACTCGGTTCCACTTCCATCACCATTCCCGCCGGAACGTACCCCTTCCAGAAGGAAGACTGCAAAACCGTAACCACGCAGCTTCTGCTCATCACCAGTATCGATACGCCCGATGAACTGGTGGAAGGCGTGCTGAACGCCATGGAACAGAACCTCGACTACCTGCGTACCGTGCACTCCAACCTGAAGGATCTCTCGCTGGAGGCCATGGCCGCCAATACCGCCATTCCCATGCATCCTGCGGCGGAGAAGTTCTATGCCGCGAAGCTGAAGAAGTAG
- a CDS encoding TRAP transporter permease translates to MTLGMLFKEGRRRNLSPLWVKITGVLVLIFSAIELYGAPFGFIDSYILRGLFVSFAVALTFICFTPVKSEPKESENVPVADIILAVASLGIGMYLTVNGTDIINRWTGVDPLLPADWVVTSACVLLVLEVTRRTVGPVLLGIILVFIAYNFVGKYLPGYWGHRGCSLETFLDRMVFTYDGIFSTPLGVACTYVFMFVLFGHTFNAAGGGKFFFSLAASIAGRMRGGPAKISVIASALYGTVSGSPVSDVVTTGSITIPLMKKLGYTPEFAGAVAASACSGASILPPIMGTAAFLMVDVAGIPYIDIAIAAAIPAVIYYVALMLQVHDRSVMQGMRPIADDEHPVDPAGKVLRENWLYLIPIVILVTLIVQRVSPTVVGLCATLAVIVVSWFIPGHRMGIKELYGVLRKTCLGILTVANASAAAGMVIGGIMLTGLGGKFTSLVFAATGGQSGLCLAMVALVCIVLGMGMPVPAAYVLTATLAAPALLEFKFSLMGAHLFIVYFAAISAITPPVAVAAYAAAGISEGNPNSTGVQAVKLSIAAYLVPFVFMYRPGLLMDGSLFDIAYSTVVTTIGVACVASGLEGYLHGPLRSRFYRLLLIAGGLIFIWPAGWSDIVGFAIFAFIYAHQYIIRKNNPDPALRDRVIREAA, encoded by the coding sequence ATGACACTCGGAATGCTTTTCAAGGAAGGACGCAGAAGGAACCTGTCTCCGCTGTGGGTGAAGATCACCGGCGTGCTTGTTCTGATATTTTCCGCCATCGAACTGTACGGCGCGCCGTTCGGGTTCATTGATTCCTATATCCTGCGCGGGCTTTTCGTTTCCTTTGCCGTGGCGCTCACCTTCATCTGCTTCACTCCGGTGAAGAGCGAGCCGAAGGAATCGGAGAATGTGCCCGTAGCGGATATCATTCTCGCCGTCGCGAGCCTCGGCATAGGCATGTACCTTACCGTGAACGGTACGGACATCATCAACCGCTGGACCGGCGTCGATCCGCTGCTGCCCGCCGACTGGGTGGTCACTTCCGCCTGTGTTCTGCTGGTGCTTGAAGTGACGCGCCGCACCGTGGGGCCCGTGCTTCTCGGCATCATCCTCGTCTTCATCGCCTACAACTTCGTAGGCAAATACCTGCCCGGCTACTGGGGGCACCGCGGCTGCTCGCTGGAAACCTTCCTCGACCGCATGGTGTTCACCTACGACGGCATTTTCAGCACTCCCCTCGGCGTGGCCTGCACCTATGTGTTCATGTTCGTGCTCTTCGGCCACACCTTCAACGCCGCAGGCGGCGGAAAGTTCTTCTTCAGCCTTGCTGCCTCCATCGCCGGACGTATGCGCGGCGGCCCCGCCAAGATCAGCGTCATCGCCTCCGCCCTGTACGGTACCGTTTCCGGTTCCCCCGTTTCCGACGTGGTGACCACCGGCAGCATCACCATTCCTCTTATGAAAAAGCTCGGCTATACGCCGGAATTTGCGGGCGCCGTGGCGGCTTCCGCCTGTTCGGGCGCGTCCATCCTGCCGCCCATCATGGGCACGGCCGCCTTCCTCATGGTGGACGTGGCGGGCATTCCCTATATCGACATCGCCATTGCCGCCGCCATTCCCGCCGTCATCTACTATGTGGCGCTCATGCTTCAGGTGCACGACCGTTCCGTGATGCAGGGAATGCGCCCCATCGCCGACGACGAACACCCTGTGGACCCCGCCGGCAAGGTGCTGCGTGAAAACTGGCTCTACCTCATTCCCATCGTGATTCTGGTCACCCTCATCGTGCAGCGCGTCAGCCCCACCGTGGTGGGCCTGTGCGCCACGCTGGCCGTCATCGTCGTCAGCTGGTTCATCCCCGGGCACCGCATGGGCATAAAGGAACTCTACGGCGTGCTGCGCAAGACCTGCCTTGGCATTCTTACCGTGGCCAACGCTTCCGCCGCTGCGGGCATGGTCATAGGCGGCATCATGCTTACCGGCCTCGGCGGCAAGTTCACGAGCCTTGTTTTTGCGGCTACGGGCGGCCAGAGCGGACTCTGCCTCGCCATGGTGGCTCTTGTGTGCATCGTGCTCGGCATGGGCATGCCCGTGCCCGCCGCCTATGTGCTCACCGCCACGCTTGCGGCTCCTGCTCTTCTGGAATTCAAGTTCTCCCTCATGGGCGCGCACCTGTTCATCGTGTACTTTGCCGCCATTTCCGCCATAACCCCGCCCGTGGCCGTGGCCGCCTACGCCGCCGCAGGCATATCGGAGGGCAACCCCAACAGCACGGGCGTGCAGGCGGTGAAGCTTTCCATTGCGGCATACCTTGTGCCCTTCGTCTTCATGTACCGCCCGGGCCTTCTCATGGACGGTTCTCTGTTCGACATCGCCTATTCCACGGTGGTGACCACCATAGGCGTGGCCTGCGTGGCTTCCGGTCTGGAAGGCTATCTGCACGGTCCCCTGCGTTCCCGCTTCTATCGCCTGCTGCTCATCGCGGGCGGGCTCATCTTCATCTGGCCCGCCGGCTGGTCCGACATCGTGGGCTTCGCCATCTTCGCCTTCATCTACGCGCATCAGTACATCATCAGAAAGAACAACCCCGACCCCGCGCTGCGGGACAGGGTCATCCGGGAGGCAGCATGA